A genomic window from Phormidium ambiguum IAM M-71 includes:
- a CDS encoding tetratricopeptide repeat protein yields MNRVYQAIAILGITTALGGLAFTAHAQPTLSRVSFGEQSLRQSQRPEALIVPKTADEFFQRGTDELDKGDYQGAIEDFNQVLQINPNFVEAYCNRGLARAELQNYQGAIADFQQALQVSPNHADAYNKLGNAYAAQSNFQTARENFDAAVRLDPNMADAYYNRGLTRYTLGDKPGALADYTQALQINPSMPEAYGNRGITREALGDKKGALEDLQKAAQLFRAKGDMAAYQQTLALIETLRK; encoded by the coding sequence ATGAACCGCGTTTATCAGGCCATCGCCATCCTGGGAATAACGACCGCACTGGGTGGACTGGCATTTACTGCCCATGCTCAGCCTACATTATCGCGTGTCTCCTTTGGAGAACAAAGTCTACGTCAATCTCAGCGACCAGAAGCACTCATAGTTCCAAAGACTGCGGATGAATTTTTCCAACGAGGGACGGATGAGCTTGACAAAGGGGACTACCAGGGAGCGATTGAGGACTTTAACCAGGTGTTGCAGATTAATCCCAACTTTGTTGAAGCATACTGCAACCGAGGTCTAGCTCGTGCTGAGCTACAAAATTATCAGGGAGCGATCGCAGATTTTCAACAAGCACTGCAAGTCAGCCCTAACCATGCCGATGCCTACAATAAGTTGGGGAATGCTTACGCTGCCCAAAGCAACTTCCAAACAGCGAGAGAAAATTTCGATGCGGCGGTGCGACTCGACCCCAATATGGCTGATGCCTACTACAACCGGGGCTTGACTCGTTATACGTTAGGAGATAAGCCGGGGGCGCTTGCTGACTACACCCAAGCACTGCAAATTAATCCCAGTATGCCTGAAGCCTACGGCAACCGAGGGATTACCCGCGAAGCATTAGGAGATAAAAAAGGAGCGCTGGAAGATTTACAGAAAGCTGCCCAACTCTTTCGTGCCAAAGGGGATATGGCAGCCTACCAACAAACACTAGCTCTAATTGAAACACTGAGGAAATAG
- the holA gene encoding DNA polymerase III subunit delta — MISLLVGDDVHAINKKLLEFKKSLDPDWISFNYHRFSVSVIEEAIDCALTRALGKGKGKLVVVEECNFKQFTEETMKSFQLLSQVPETTDLVFVALAIDKRLKVVKFLLSQGKLFEFNLIAPWRTDLIARSIGTEAKAIGLLIDRKIIEYLASAIGNDSARAEVELQKLVSYSNGKKLSVEEVRVLVPSTTQNSLQLASAIRESNAIKAVNLLQELLDKETFPLAICATLITQFRTWMWVKAALVGGVKQDAEIARICQVVNPKRVYFLKQEVAGVGLRSLIQAMSMLLELEVALKGGQKGDLMLPAILALARLFTCKKARRVK, encoded by the coding sequence ATGATTAGTTTGTTAGTTGGTGATGATGTTCACGCGATTAACAAGAAGCTTTTGGAGTTCAAAAAAAGTCTTGACCCGGATTGGATAAGTTTTAACTACCATCGGTTTTCTGTTTCTGTAATTGAGGAGGCTATTGATTGTGCGTTAACTCGTGCATTAGGGAAAGGAAAAGGAAAGTTAGTGGTGGTTGAGGAGTGCAATTTCAAACAGTTTACGGAAGAAACAATGAAAAGTTTTCAGTTGTTATCGCAGGTGCCGGAAACAACAGATTTGGTATTTGTAGCACTAGCGATTGATAAGCGATTGAAAGTGGTAAAGTTTCTGCTTTCTCAAGGTAAACTGTTTGAATTCAATTTAATTGCGCCTTGGAGAACGGATTTAATTGCTCGGTCGATAGGAACTGAAGCAAAAGCAATCGGTTTGTTGATTGATAGAAAGATTATTGAGTATTTGGCGAGTGCTATTGGTAATGATTCGGCGCGTGCTGAAGTGGAATTACAAAAGCTGGTGAGTTACAGTAATGGGAAAAAGCTTAGTGTTGAGGAAGTGCGAGTGCTGGTTCCTTCAACTACTCAGAATAGTCTGCAATTAGCTTCTGCAATTCGAGAGAGTAATGCAATTAAAGCTGTCAATTTGTTGCAAGAGTTGCTAGATAAGGAGACTTTTCCATTGGCGATTTGTGCCACATTGATTACTCAGTTTAGAACTTGGATGTGGGTGAAGGCGGCGCTGGTGGGTGGGGTGAAGCAGGATGCTGAAATTGCCAGAATTTGTCAAGTTGTTAATCCCAAGCGGGTGTATTTTCTGAAACAAGAGGTGGCTGGTGTGGGTTTGAGGTCTTTAATTCAAGCGATGTCGATGTTGTTGGAGTTGGAGGTGGCGCTTAAAGGGGGACAGAAAGGGGATTTAATGCTGCCTGCAATACTGGCGCTCGCCAGACTTTTCACTTGTAAGAAAGCAAGACGAGTCAAGTAG
- a CDS encoding XRE family transcriptional regulator — MNYEILGQRLRVARERAGMTQTEAAQFIDVTSAALNQYESGKRRVDALSLERLARLYGVPLRFLFGEETVKTDWEEALRLCAANISASSKVGIGRLIEKVDALLELYKQTDTPFPELPHPPFAPFSDRVLKEDETAILAAQRARSHYNLGIAPLGDLQSFLQAQGLLIFAIPFGQEENAISGLFFLHPQLGQIIAINQDNADTCRSFSLAQGLAYSLFLHERRAIVYRQGERTSSQIFAEKFACYFLIPSEALQERLLSLKVRVVTRPIEVVHLSRYFGVSYETMLYRLEQEDKIVSYKDNFQNVQAAVLARQLGYSPVHCELQQRFHSIEERFPRIFIELAYRAVEEDKLSLRTVAEMLGISDIELEDRLYFEDTGDDEFEEDELLQSTDYSLLKS, encoded by the coding sequence ATGAACTACGAAATCTTAGGTCAGCGCTTGCGAGTTGCCCGCGAGCGAGCTGGCATGACCCAAACTGAAGCTGCACAATTTATTGATGTCACTTCGGCGGCTCTGAATCAGTATGAGAGCGGTAAGCGGCGAGTGGATGCTTTGAGTTTGGAGCGTCTAGCTCGGCTTTATGGAGTGCCGCTACGGTTCCTTTTTGGCGAAGAAACAGTCAAAACAGATTGGGAAGAAGCCTTACGTCTTTGTGCAGCAAATATTTCAGCTTCTAGTAAAGTCGGGATTGGACGCTTAATTGAAAAGGTTGATGCTCTCTTAGAGCTTTACAAGCAGACTGATACTCCTTTTCCTGAGCTTCCTCATCCACCTTTTGCACCGTTTAGCGATCGCGTTTTAAAGGAAGATGAAACGGCGATATTGGCAGCCCAAAGAGCGAGAAGCCACTACAATTTAGGAATTGCACCGCTTGGTGATTTACAAAGCTTCTTACAAGCGCAAGGTTTACTCATCTTTGCGATTCCTTTTGGTCAGGAGGAAAATGCAATTTCTGGGTTGTTTTTCCTGCATCCACAATTAGGACAAATTATTGCTATTAATCAGGATAATGCAGATACTTGTCGCTCATTTAGTTTGGCTCAGGGTTTAGCATACAGCCTTTTCCTGCACGAGCGAAGGGCAATAGTTTACCGTCAAGGAGAGCGAACTTCTTCACAAATTTTTGCAGAAAAATTTGCCTGTTATTTTCTGATTCCTTCTGAAGCATTACAAGAACGTTTGCTCAGTTTAAAAGTGAGAGTTGTTACCCGTCCGATAGAAGTTGTGCATTTATCTCGCTACTTTGGAGTCAGCTATGAAACAATGCTATATCGATTGGAACAGGAAGACAAAATAGTTAGTTATAAAGATAATTTTCAGAATGTACAAGCTGCGGTTTTAGCACGCCAACTTGGTTACAGTCCTGTTCATTGTGAGCTTCAGCAACGTTTTCATTCAATAGAAGAACGATTCCCTCGCATTTTTATTGAACTTGCCTACCGCGCTGTTGAGGAAGACAAGCTATCTTTGCGAACAGTTGCAGAAATGCTCGGTATTAGCGATATAGAATTGGAGGATCGTCTTTACTTTGAGGATACAGGAGATGATGAGTTTGAAGAGGATGAATTGCTTCAATCTACTGATTATTCATTACTAAAAAGTTAG
- the dnaN gene encoding DNA polymerase III subunit beta, which produces MQTKTRPGTKKGQVKENGSVQTKAKADTTTKRTESLTEKKPKVESTSEVNTNSSDAVLSTGMRLICTQENLATHLDLVSHAVPAKPTHPILGNVLLIANQETQKVQLSVFDLNLGIQTSFDAKVQASGELTIPVGILSDIVAKLSRGDITLVNQSPLNTEETEDNSPEKVETGLNQIMTLIATTGRYQVRGLPTEEFPPIPEVNSTLKVRVPVEALQAGIKGTLIATTSDETKRILTGVHFKIESNGIEFAATDGHRLAVINTSLSGFKKKKQTEITEPLEFTVPAKALVELERILSSRTSVEPVELFYEESKGLIEFRWGTQRLVSRCLEGAYPAYQELLKQDFKQQVTLEKAPLIKALERIAVLADKKEKSVSIRFNSEAQQVCLSLFREFGNGREEMTACINSDSDMSVSFNIKYLLEGVKVIASAEIQMQLTQKDGPAILVPFGNREQPNILMDAQYLLMPIFKE; this is translated from the coding sequence ATGCAAACAAAAACTCGACCTGGTACAAAAAAGGGACAAGTCAAAGAAAATGGCTCTGTTCAAACAAAAGCTAAAGCTGATACTACGACTAAACGAACGGAATCTCTAACTGAGAAGAAACCCAAAGTAGAATCTACATCCGAAGTTAATACTAACAGTTCAGATGCTGTTTTATCAACGGGGATGCGATTAATTTGCACGCAGGAAAACTTAGCAACTCACCTCGATTTAGTTAGTCATGCCGTGCCTGCTAAACCTACGCATCCAATATTGGGAAATGTTTTGTTGATTGCTAATCAAGAAACTCAAAAAGTTCAACTGAGTGTTTTTGACCTTAATTTAGGTATTCAAACATCATTTGATGCTAAAGTTCAAGCGTCTGGCGAACTAACTATTCCAGTGGGAATCTTGAGTGATATTGTAGCGAAACTGTCTCGCGGGGATATTACTTTAGTCAATCAATCGCCTCTGAATACGGAGGAAACTGAAGATAATAGTCCAGAGAAAGTAGAGACAGGTCTAAATCAAATTATGACGTTAATCGCTACTACTGGACGCTATCAAGTACGGGGATTACCAACTGAGGAATTTCCGCCAATTCCTGAAGTTAACTCAACGCTAAAAGTTCGGGTGCCAGTGGAAGCTTTGCAAGCCGGAATTAAAGGAACGTTAATCGCTACAACTAGTGATGAAACTAAGCGGATTTTAACAGGCGTTCACTTCAAAATAGAGTCAAATGGCATCGAATTTGCCGCGACAGACGGACATCGATTAGCTGTTATTAATACTTCGCTTTCCGGGTTCAAAAAGAAGAAGCAAACTGAAATTACTGAGCCTTTAGAGTTTACAGTACCAGCTAAGGCGCTGGTGGAGTTAGAGCGAATTTTATCTAGTCGGACATCAGTCGAGCCAGTGGAATTATTCTATGAGGAATCAAAGGGACTTATCGAATTTCGCTGGGGAACGCAACGATTAGTTAGTCGTTGTTTGGAAGGTGCATATCCAGCGTATCAAGAGTTATTGAAGCAGGATTTTAAACAACAGGTAACGTTGGAGAAAGCGCCTTTGATTAAGGCTTTAGAAAGAATTGCGGTGTTAGCGGATAAGAAAGAAAAGAGTGTCAGTATCCGTTTTAATAGTGAAGCTCAACAAGTTTGTTTGTCATTGTTTAGGGAATTTGGCAATGGTCGGGAAGAGATGACGGCTTGCATTAATTCGGATAGCGATATGTCTGTTTCTTTTAACATTAAATACTTGTTAGAAGGAGTAAAAGTTATTGCTAGTGCGGAAATTCAGATGCAACTAACTCAAAAAGATGGCCCTGCTATTTTAGTGCCGTTTGGCAATCGAGAGCAACCTAATATTCTGATGGATGCTCAATACTTGTTAATGCCAATTTTCAAAGAATAA
- a CDS encoding type I restriction-modification system subunit M: protein MKSLLEIPIIDSKSRIAVRQHLRKEPYQIKSKKDLIPHLNRNLKHGWLLPILAQVDRCLWGRWDYWARCQAVPAHAWKRWQMEPMLALLENRKPERLPKFVIQETLPNSPIPQIEWQYSSIAESMLNNTLNCIPKHGEWRTWSAWEYLEYFLHWALFGFGHPAYKSLPKEPAGCEGASMRLYQVFDLSALLLYPEDYLGRILPDICGKKAQRNAGFYPTPLVVASFMSQVISHEKIDRTASFSEPACGTGALMLAQSNNCLSGVGQDIDQVLLKCALFQFFLYAPWLAIPIWWLGQTDLLLGNSLLAEKPESMNAVYWYEEWFETVENREVEENIEPTIEIVETPEIVVQEVVQGKRKPKQNSASGQQMTLFDLSDFT, encoded by the coding sequence ATGAAAAGTTTACTTGAAATTCCCATAATTGATTCCAAAAGTCGGATTGCAGTTCGGCAGCATTTACGAAAAGAACCCTACCAAATTAAGAGCAAGAAAGATTTAATTCCTCACCTCAATCGGAATTTGAAACATGGCTGGCTCTTACCAATTTTAGCGCAAGTAGACCGTTGCCTTTGGGGAAGATGGGATTACTGGGCAAGGTGTCAAGCAGTTCCGGCTCATGCTTGGAAGAGATGGCAAATGGAACCGATGTTAGCTCTTTTAGAAAATCGAAAACCCGAACGATTACCCAAGTTTGTAATTCAAGAAACGCTACCAAATTCACCTATTCCCCAAATTGAATGGCAGTATTCGAGCATAGCGGAAAGTATGCTAAACAATACGCTTAATTGTATTCCCAAACATGGGGAATGGCGGACTTGGAGTGCTTGGGAATATTTGGAATATTTCTTGCATTGGGCTTTGTTTGGTTTCGGTCATCCGGCTTACAAAAGTTTACCAAAAGAACCAGCAGGTTGTGAAGGTGCATCAATGCGTCTGTATCAGGTTTTCGATTTGTCTGCTCTCCTACTTTATCCTGAAGATTATTTAGGTAGAATTCTTCCTGATATTTGTGGCAAGAAAGCTCAAAGAAATGCTGGGTTTTATCCGACACCGTTAGTGGTTGCTAGTTTCATGTCTCAAGTAATTAGTCATGAGAAAATCGACCGTACTGCTAGTTTTTCTGAACCTGCTTGTGGGACGGGTGCTTTGATGTTGGCACAGTCTAATAATTGTTTGTCTGGTGTTGGTCAAGATATCGACCAGGTTTTGTTAAAGTGCGCCTTATTTCAGTTTTTTCTCTATGCACCTTGGTTGGCAATACCAATTTGGTGGTTAGGTCAAACTGATTTATTACTTGGTAATAGCTTATTAGCCGAAAAGCCTGAGTCGATGAATGCGGTTTATTGGTATGAAGAATGGTTTGAAACTGTTGAAAATAGGGAAGTAGAAGAAAATATTGAACCAACAATTGAGATAGTGGAAACCCCGGAAATAGTAGTTCAAGAAGTAGTGCAGGGTAAACGCAAACCGAAACAGAATTCAGCTTCAGGTCAGCAAATGACATTGTTTGATTTGTCGGATTTTACTTGA
- the dnaX gene encoding DNA polymerase III subunit gamma/tau, whose product MYAALPQKYRPRTLSELAGQEYIQRTLSNAIKGNKIAPAYLFAGERGVGKTSTARIFAKSLNCNATDKPTVTPCGKCQSCRSIEKGNSLDVVEIDAASHNGVEDARTLIERAHFAPAMSRYRIFVLDECHQLSSQAQNALLKCIEEPPANVVFILCTTEAHKLLATISSRCQVFHFRVLAIHAIVQQLTMIADSESIAISDEAKVAIARIAEGGLRDALQLLDQLSLLGEEITSSHVLELSGRISESDLITILQSIRSGDTLKLLQLSRELIDSGKTAKVLLMSLLACYRDLLLVGNVRDSLHLLTSGISHSTLLKIVADWDYTVINAGIEQLRASEWQLSKSVQPSLWLEVCLLGLVQGNNSPKSSQFSQEKQPVQLTAIWEKVLDKTSENNRVLLEVASLVELKGKKAVLAVPAKYLDRFNRNTAKVQKMLFGVTGVNYQLLIQEKS is encoded by the coding sequence ATGTACGCAGCATTACCTCAAAAATATCGTCCGCGCACGCTATCAGAATTAGCTGGACAGGAATACATTCAACGAACGCTGTCTAATGCAATTAAGGGGAATAAAATAGCTCCTGCCTATCTATTTGCAGGCGAACGAGGTGTTGGTAAAACTTCAACGGCTCGTATTTTTGCTAAGTCGCTTAATTGTAATGCTACAGATAAACCAACTGTTACGCCATGTGGCAAATGTCAGTCCTGTCGTTCCATTGAAAAAGGGAATAGTTTAGATGTAGTTGAAATTGATGCTGCTTCTCATAATGGAGTAGAAGATGCTCGAACATTAATCGAACGAGCGCATTTTGCACCAGCGATGAGTCGCTATCGGATTTTCGTTTTAGATGAATGTCATCAATTAAGTTCTCAGGCGCAAAATGCACTGCTCAAGTGTATCGAAGAACCTCCGGCTAATGTGGTTTTTATTCTTTGTACAACAGAAGCACATAAGCTATTGGCGACTATTAGTAGTAGGTGTCAAGTATTCCATTTTCGGGTGTTAGCTATTCATGCAATTGTGCAGCAGTTAACGATGATAGCTGATAGCGAATCTATCGCTATTTCGGATGAGGCGAAGGTGGCTATTGCTCGGATTGCAGAAGGTGGACTTAGGGATGCTTTGCAATTACTTGACCAATTAAGTTTGTTAGGGGAGGAAATTACTAGCTCTCACGTTTTGGAATTATCAGGAAGAATATCGGAGTCTGATTTAATAACAATTCTGCAATCAATTCGTAGTGGTGATACGTTGAAGTTGTTGCAATTATCTCGCGAGTTGATTGATAGCGGGAAGACAGCAAAGGTGTTATTGATGTCGCTACTTGCTTGTTATCGAGATTTACTGTTGGTAGGGAATGTACGCGATAGTTTGCATTTGTTAACTAGCGGGATTTCCCATTCGACACTGCTGAAAATTGTAGCAGATTGGGACTATACAGTAATTAATGCTGGTATCGAACAGCTACGTGCTTCGGAATGGCAGTTAAGTAAAAGCGTACAGCCAAGTTTGTGGTTAGAGGTTTGTCTGCTGGGATTGGTGCAGGGTAATAATTCCCCGAAGTCGAGTCAATTTTCTCAGGAAAAGCAGCCTGTTCAACTAACAGCTATTTGGGAAAAGGTGCTGGACAAAACTTCCGAAAATAATCGAGTTCTGCTTGAGGTTGCTTCTTTAGTGGAACTCAAAGGTAAGAAAGCTGTATTGGCTGTGCCTGCTAAGTATTTAGATAGGTTTAATCGGAATACGGCTAAGGTACAAAAGATGCTGTTTGGGGTGACTGGTGTTAACTATCAATTGTTGATTCAGGAGAAGAGTTAA